One part of the Gadus macrocephalus chromosome 8, ASM3116895v1 genome encodes these proteins:
- the LOC132462435 gene encoding mucin-5AC-like isoform X5 gives MALNNLFVLVSMVIVCLAPGIHGTAHLSFADSSEQQVNITRAGCGVTRVCVDQVMNCTSSMEGSCLFASLDVTSTTAPNGSVLDITMQGTAMANEFIAIGLRPTTGTTLVFFCGRVNDTVFRFFTRNLSSSMLVPSETITKQILGNITGNLLQCQFTVPRVNPTQARSADNTFSVDLTRGALGPSGPTGPFSPSRSTGPLNLANPPSTVSTTAAPTTTAAPTTTQVNITRAGCGVTRVCVDQVMNCTSSMEGSCLFASLEVTSTTPPNGSVLNITMQGTAMANEFIAIALRPNTGTPFVFFCGRVNATVFRFFTRDLNGSMLVPSETRTKQILGNITGNLLQCQFTVPNVNATQARSADNTFSVDLARGALGPSGPTGPFSPSRSTGPLNLANPPSTVSTTAAPTTSSGPLSFIPSASLLLWSVLALPALLRM, from the exons ATGGCCCTGAATAATCTGTTCGTGCTGGTTTCCATGGTAATCGTGTGCCTGGCACCTGGCATCCATGGGACTGCACACCTGTCGTTTGCCGACAGTTCTGAG CAGCAGGTCAACATCACGCGGGCCGGTTGTGGTGTGACTAGGGTCTGCGTGGATCAAGTGATGAACTGCACCTCATCGATGGAAGGCAGCTGTCTCTTTGCCTCCCTAGACGTGACGTCCACGACAGCTCCCAACGGTAGCGTCCTGGACATCACGATGCAGGGCACAGCAATGGCAAACGAGTTCATAGCGATTGGACTCAGACCAACTACG GGAACCACCTTGGTCTTTTTCTGTGGCCGGGTGAATGACACAGTATTCCGGTTCTTCACCAGAAATCTGAGCAGCAGCATGCTCGTACCATCAGAGACG ATAACAAAGCAAATCCTGGGCAACATTACGGGCAATTTGCTCCAGTGTCAGTTCACCGTCCCGAGAGTCAACCCCACCCAGGCGAGATCAGCTGACAACACCTTTTCTGTCGATCTCACCAGAGGAGCGCTAGGACCCT CTGGGCCAACAGGACCCTTTAGTCCCTCGAGGTCGACAGGGCCTCTCAACCTGGCCAATCCACCAAGCACCGTTTCGACTACAGCGGCTCCAACCACCACAGCGGCTCCAACCACCACA CAGGTCAACATCACGCGGGCCGGTTGTGGTGTGACTAGGGTCTGCGTGGATCAAGTGATGAACTGCACCTCATCGATGGAAGGCAGCTGTCTCTTTGCCTCCCTAGAGGTGACCTCCACGACACCTCCCAACGGTAGCGTCCTGAACATCACGATGCAGGGCACAGCAATGGCAAACGAGTTCATAGCTATTGCACTCAGACCAAATACG GGAACCCCCTTTGTCTTTTTCTGTGGCCGGGTGAATGCAACAGTATTCCGGTTCTTCACCAGAGATCTGAACGGCAGCATGCTCGTACCATCAGAGACG CGAACAAAGCAAATCCTGGGCAACATTACGGGCAATTTGCTCCAGTGTCAGTTCACCGTCCCGAACGTCAACGCCACCCAGGCGAGATCAGCTGACAACACCTTTTCTGTCGATCTCGCCAGAGGAGCGCTAGGACCCT CTGGGCCAACAGGACCCTTTAGTCCCTCGAGGTCGACAGGGCCTCTCAACCTGGCCAATCCACCAAGCACCGTTTCGACTACAGCGGCTCCAACCACCAGCTCTGGTCCCCTCTCCTTCATACCATCAG CTTCTCTGCTCTTATGGAGCGTCCTGGCCTTGCCGGCGCTGCTGAGAATGTGA
- the LOC132462435 gene encoding mucin-5AC-like isoform X1 — protein sequence MALNNLFVLVSMVIVCLAPGIHGTAHLSFADSSEQQVNITRAGCGVTRVCVDQVMNCTSSMEGSCLFASLDVTSTTAPNGSVLDITMQGTAMANEFIAIGLRPTTGTTLVFFCGRVNDTVFRFFTRNLSSSMLVPSETITKQILGNITGNLLQCQFTVPRVNPTQARSADNTFSVDLTRGALGPSGPTGPFSPSRSTGPLNLANPPSTVSTTAAPTTTAAPTTTAAPTTTQQVNITRAGCGVTRVCVDQVMNCTSSMEGSCLFASLEVTSTTPPNGSVLNITMQGTAMANEFIAIALRPNTGTPFVFFCGRVNATVFRFFTRDLNGSMLVPSETRTKQILGNITGNLLQCQFTVPNVNATQARSADNTFSVDLARGALGPSGPTGPFSPSRSTGPLNLANPPSTVSTTAAPTTSSGPLSFIPSASLLLWSVLALPALLRM from the exons ATGGCCCTGAATAATCTGTTCGTGCTGGTTTCCATGGTAATCGTGTGCCTGGCACCTGGCATCCATGGGACTGCACACCTGTCGTTTGCCGACAGTTCTGAG CAGCAGGTCAACATCACGCGGGCCGGTTGTGGTGTGACTAGGGTCTGCGTGGATCAAGTGATGAACTGCACCTCATCGATGGAAGGCAGCTGTCTCTTTGCCTCCCTAGACGTGACGTCCACGACAGCTCCCAACGGTAGCGTCCTGGACATCACGATGCAGGGCACAGCAATGGCAAACGAGTTCATAGCGATTGGACTCAGACCAACTACG GGAACCACCTTGGTCTTTTTCTGTGGCCGGGTGAATGACACAGTATTCCGGTTCTTCACCAGAAATCTGAGCAGCAGCATGCTCGTACCATCAGAGACG ATAACAAAGCAAATCCTGGGCAACATTACGGGCAATTTGCTCCAGTGTCAGTTCACCGTCCCGAGAGTCAACCCCACCCAGGCGAGATCAGCTGACAACACCTTTTCTGTCGATCTCACCAGAGGAGCGCTAGGACCCT CTGGGCCAACAGGACCCTTTAGTCCCTCGAGGTCGACAGGGCCTCTCAACCTGGCCAATCCACCAAGCACCGTTTCGACTACAGCGGCTCCAACCACCACAGCGGCTCCAACCACCACAGCGGCTCCAACCACCACA CAGCAGGTCAACATCACGCGGGCCGGTTGTGGTGTGACTAGGGTCTGCGTGGATCAAGTGATGAACTGCACCTCATCGATGGAAGGCAGCTGTCTCTTTGCCTCCCTAGAGGTGACCTCCACGACACCTCCCAACGGTAGCGTCCTGAACATCACGATGCAGGGCACAGCAATGGCAAACGAGTTCATAGCTATTGCACTCAGACCAAATACG GGAACCCCCTTTGTCTTTTTCTGTGGCCGGGTGAATGCAACAGTATTCCGGTTCTTCACCAGAGATCTGAACGGCAGCATGCTCGTACCATCAGAGACG CGAACAAAGCAAATCCTGGGCAACATTACGGGCAATTTGCTCCAGTGTCAGTTCACCGTCCCGAACGTCAACGCCACCCAGGCGAGATCAGCTGACAACACCTTTTCTGTCGATCTCGCCAGAGGAGCGCTAGGACCCT CTGGGCCAACAGGACCCTTTAGTCCCTCGAGGTCGACAGGGCCTCTCAACCTGGCCAATCCACCAAGCACCGTTTCGACTACAGCGGCTCCAACCACCAGCTCTGGTCCCCTCTCCTTCATACCATCAG CTTCTCTGCTCTTATGGAGCGTCCTGGCCTTGCCGGCGCTGCTGAGAATGTGA
- the LOC132462435 gene encoding mucin-5AC-like isoform X4, which yields MALNNLFVLVSMVIVCLAPGIHGTAHLSFADSSEQQVNITRAGCGVTRVCVDQVMNCTSSMEGSCLFASLDVTSTTAPNGSVLDITMQGTAMANEFIAIGLRPTTGTTLVFFCGRVNDTVFRFFTRNLSSSMLVPSETITKQILGNITGNLLQCQFTVPRVNPTQARSADNTFSVDLTRGALGPSGPTGPFSPSRSTGPLNLANPPSTVSTTAAPTTTAAPTTTQQVNITRAGCGVTRVCVDQVMNCTSSMEGSCLFASLEVTSTTPPNGSVLNITMQGTAMANEFIAIALRPNTGTPFVFFCGRVNATVFRFFTRDLNGSMLVPSETRTKQILGNITGNLLQCQFTVPNVNATQARSADNTFSVDLARGALGPSGPTGPFSPSRSTGPLNLANPPSTVSTTAAPTTSSGPLSFIPSASLLLWSVLALPALLRM from the exons ATGGCCCTGAATAATCTGTTCGTGCTGGTTTCCATGGTAATCGTGTGCCTGGCACCTGGCATCCATGGGACTGCACACCTGTCGTTTGCCGACAGTTCTGAG CAGCAGGTCAACATCACGCGGGCCGGTTGTGGTGTGACTAGGGTCTGCGTGGATCAAGTGATGAACTGCACCTCATCGATGGAAGGCAGCTGTCTCTTTGCCTCCCTAGACGTGACGTCCACGACAGCTCCCAACGGTAGCGTCCTGGACATCACGATGCAGGGCACAGCAATGGCAAACGAGTTCATAGCGATTGGACTCAGACCAACTACG GGAACCACCTTGGTCTTTTTCTGTGGCCGGGTGAATGACACAGTATTCCGGTTCTTCACCAGAAATCTGAGCAGCAGCATGCTCGTACCATCAGAGACG ATAACAAAGCAAATCCTGGGCAACATTACGGGCAATTTGCTCCAGTGTCAGTTCACCGTCCCGAGAGTCAACCCCACCCAGGCGAGATCAGCTGACAACACCTTTTCTGTCGATCTCACCAGAGGAGCGCTAGGACCCT CTGGGCCAACAGGACCCTTTAGTCCCTCGAGGTCGACAGGGCCTCTCAACCTGGCCAATCCACCAAGCACCGTTTCGACTACAGCGGCTCCAACCACCACAGCGGCTCCAACCACCACA CAGCAGGTCAACATCACGCGGGCCGGTTGTGGTGTGACTAGGGTCTGCGTGGATCAAGTGATGAACTGCACCTCATCGATGGAAGGCAGCTGTCTCTTTGCCTCCCTAGAGGTGACCTCCACGACACCTCCCAACGGTAGCGTCCTGAACATCACGATGCAGGGCACAGCAATGGCAAACGAGTTCATAGCTATTGCACTCAGACCAAATACG GGAACCCCCTTTGTCTTTTTCTGTGGCCGGGTGAATGCAACAGTATTCCGGTTCTTCACCAGAGATCTGAACGGCAGCATGCTCGTACCATCAGAGACG CGAACAAAGCAAATCCTGGGCAACATTACGGGCAATTTGCTCCAGTGTCAGTTCACCGTCCCGAACGTCAACGCCACCCAGGCGAGATCAGCTGACAACACCTTTTCTGTCGATCTCGCCAGAGGAGCGCTAGGACCCT CTGGGCCAACAGGACCCTTTAGTCCCTCGAGGTCGACAGGGCCTCTCAACCTGGCCAATCCACCAAGCACCGTTTCGACTACAGCGGCTCCAACCACCAGCTCTGGTCCCCTCTCCTTCATACCATCAG CTTCTCTGCTCTTATGGAGCGTCCTGGCCTTGCCGGCGCTGCTGAGAATGTGA
- the LOC132462437 gene encoding heterogeneous nuclear ribonucleoprotein C-like isoform X3, which produces MDNVTNKNDPRSINSRVFIGNLNTLLVTKADVEAIFAKYGKIVGCSVHKGFAFVQYANERNARNAVGSEDGRMIVGQVLDINLAGEPKPHRSKTTKRSAGDMYSSSSFDLDYDFQRDYYDRVYSYPSRVPPPPPPPLSRAVIPSKRPRVSVSSGGGSRRTKTGFSSSKSGQRPSSTRASQGPSPVAPPPPSSLVKMDELQTIKRELSQIKHKVDYLLESLERMEKDHCKKSDSKSAMAEPGEVASPPHPSTKKQESLKRDRECQDTNDSDDDDEDEADLLEEEEEEEVKSQGREEEEDEEEEEEGEHVDDDDSANGEDDS; this is translated from the exons ATGGA CAACGTCACCAACAAGAACGACCCGCGCTCCATCAACTCCCGCGTCTTCATCGGCAACCTGAACACGCTGCTGGTCACCAAGGCCGACGTGGAGGCCATCTTCGCCAAGTACGGCAAGATCGTGGGCTGCTCGGTGCACAAGGGCTTCGCCTTCGTCCAGTACGCCAACGAGAGGAACGCCCGCAACGCCGTGGGCAGCGAGGACGGACGCATGATCGTGGGACAGGTCCTGG ACATCAACCTGGCCGGAGAGCCGAAGCCTCACCGGTCAAAGACCACCAAGCGCTCAGCGGGAGACATGTACAG CAGCTCTTCATTTGACCTCGACTACGACTTCCAGAGGGACTACTACGACAG GGTGTACTCGTACCCGTCCCGTgtgcccccgccgcccccgccccccctctcgCGGGCCGTCATCCCGTCCAAGCGGCCCCGGGTCAGCGTCAGCAGCGGGGGGGGCAGCCGGCGCACCAAGACCGGCTTCTCCTCGTCCAAGAGCGGCCAGAGGCCGTCGTCCACGCGGGCCAGCCAGGGCCCGAGCCCCgtggcccccccgccgcccagcAGCCTCG TGAAAATGGACGAGCTCCAGACGATCAAGCGGGAGTTGAGCCAAATCAAACACAAGGTGGACTACCTGTTGGAGAGCTTGGAGCGCATGGAGAAGGACCACTGCAAGAAGTCGG ACTCAAAGAGTGCCATGGCGGAGCCCGGGGAGGTGGcctcgcccccccaccccagcacCAAGAAGCAGGAGAGCCTCAAGCGGGACCGGGAGTGCCAGGACACGAACGActcggacgacgacgacgaagacgaggccgacctgctggaggaggaggaggaagaggag GTGAAGAGCCAAGGgcgtgaagaggaagaggacgaggaggaggaagaggaaggggagcaCGTGGACGATGACGACAGCGCCAACGGCGAAGACGACTCCTAA
- the LOC132462435 gene encoding mucin-5AC-like isoform X2 has translation MALNNLFVLVSMVIVCLAPGIHGTAHLSFADSSEQQVNITRAGCGVTRVCVDQVMNCTSSMEGSCLFASLDVTSTTAPNGSVLDITMQGTAMANEFIAIGLRPTTGTTLVFFCGRVNDTVFRFFTRNLSSSMLVPSETITKQILGNITGNLLQCQFTVPRVNPTQARSADNTFSVDLTRGALGPSGPTGPFSPSRSTGPLNLANPPSTVSTTAAPTTTAAPTTTAAPTTTQVNITRAGCGVTRVCVDQVMNCTSSMEGSCLFASLEVTSTTPPNGSVLNITMQGTAMANEFIAIALRPNTGTPFVFFCGRVNATVFRFFTRDLNGSMLVPSETRTKQILGNITGNLLQCQFTVPNVNATQARSADNTFSVDLARGALGPSGPTGPFSPSRSTGPLNLANPPSTVSTTAAPTTSSGPLSFIPSASLLLWSVLALPALLRM, from the exons ATGGCCCTGAATAATCTGTTCGTGCTGGTTTCCATGGTAATCGTGTGCCTGGCACCTGGCATCCATGGGACTGCACACCTGTCGTTTGCCGACAGTTCTGAG CAGCAGGTCAACATCACGCGGGCCGGTTGTGGTGTGACTAGGGTCTGCGTGGATCAAGTGATGAACTGCACCTCATCGATGGAAGGCAGCTGTCTCTTTGCCTCCCTAGACGTGACGTCCACGACAGCTCCCAACGGTAGCGTCCTGGACATCACGATGCAGGGCACAGCAATGGCAAACGAGTTCATAGCGATTGGACTCAGACCAACTACG GGAACCACCTTGGTCTTTTTCTGTGGCCGGGTGAATGACACAGTATTCCGGTTCTTCACCAGAAATCTGAGCAGCAGCATGCTCGTACCATCAGAGACG ATAACAAAGCAAATCCTGGGCAACATTACGGGCAATTTGCTCCAGTGTCAGTTCACCGTCCCGAGAGTCAACCCCACCCAGGCGAGATCAGCTGACAACACCTTTTCTGTCGATCTCACCAGAGGAGCGCTAGGACCCT CTGGGCCAACAGGACCCTTTAGTCCCTCGAGGTCGACAGGGCCTCTCAACCTGGCCAATCCACCAAGCACCGTTTCGACTACAGCGGCTCCAACCACCACAGCGGCTCCAACCACCACAGCGGCTCCAACCACCACA CAGGTCAACATCACGCGGGCCGGTTGTGGTGTGACTAGGGTCTGCGTGGATCAAGTGATGAACTGCACCTCATCGATGGAAGGCAGCTGTCTCTTTGCCTCCCTAGAGGTGACCTCCACGACACCTCCCAACGGTAGCGTCCTGAACATCACGATGCAGGGCACAGCAATGGCAAACGAGTTCATAGCTATTGCACTCAGACCAAATACG GGAACCCCCTTTGTCTTTTTCTGTGGCCGGGTGAATGCAACAGTATTCCGGTTCTTCACCAGAGATCTGAACGGCAGCATGCTCGTACCATCAGAGACG CGAACAAAGCAAATCCTGGGCAACATTACGGGCAATTTGCTCCAGTGTCAGTTCACCGTCCCGAACGTCAACGCCACCCAGGCGAGATCAGCTGACAACACCTTTTCTGTCGATCTCGCCAGAGGAGCGCTAGGACCCT CTGGGCCAACAGGACCCTTTAGTCCCTCGAGGTCGACAGGGCCTCTCAACCTGGCCAATCCACCAAGCACCGTTTCGACTACAGCGGCTCCAACCACCAGCTCTGGTCCCCTCTCCTTCATACCATCAG CTTCTCTGCTCTTATGGAGCGTCCTGGCCTTGCCGGCGCTGCTGAGAATGTGA
- the LOC132462437 gene encoding heterogeneous nuclear ribonucleoprotein C-like isoform X2: protein MDRSPTTSALMASNVTNKNDPRSINSRVFIGNLNTLLVTKADVEAIFAKYGKIVGCSVHKGFAFVQYANERNARNAVGSEDGRMIVGQVLDINLAGEPKPHRSKTTKRSAGDMYSSSFDLDYDFQRDYYDRVYSYPSRVPPPPPPPLSRAVIPSKRPRVSVSSGGGSRRTKTGFSSSKSGQRPSSTRASQGPSPVAPPPPSSLVKMDELQTIKRELSQIKHKVDYLLESLERMEKDHCKKSDSKSAMAEPGEVASPPHPSTKKQESLKRDRECQDTNDSDDDDEDEADLLEEEEEEEVKSQGREEEEDEEEEEEGEHVDDDDSANGEDDS from the exons ATGGA CCGCTCGCCCACCACCTCGGCGCTGATGGCCAGCAACGTCACCAACAAGAACGACCCGCGCTCCATCAACTCCCGCGTCTTCATCGGCAACCTGAACACGCTGCTGGTCACCAAGGCCGACGTGGAGGCCATCTTCGCCAAGTACGGCAAGATCGTGGGCTGCTCGGTGCACAAGGGCTTCGCCTTCGTCCAGTACGCCAACGAGAGGAACGCCCGCAACGCCGTGGGCAGCGAGGACGGACGCATGATCGTGGGACAGGTCCTGG ACATCAACCTGGCCGGAGAGCCGAAGCCTCACCGGTCAAAGACCACCAAGCGCTCAGCGGGAGACATGTACAG CTCTTCATTTGACCTCGACTACGACTTCCAGAGGGACTACTACGACAG GGTGTACTCGTACCCGTCCCGTgtgcccccgccgcccccgccccccctctcgCGGGCCGTCATCCCGTCCAAGCGGCCCCGGGTCAGCGTCAGCAGCGGGGGGGGCAGCCGGCGCACCAAGACCGGCTTCTCCTCGTCCAAGAGCGGCCAGAGGCCGTCGTCCACGCGGGCCAGCCAGGGCCCGAGCCCCgtggcccccccgccgcccagcAGCCTCG TGAAAATGGACGAGCTCCAGACGATCAAGCGGGAGTTGAGCCAAATCAAACACAAGGTGGACTACCTGTTGGAGAGCTTGGAGCGCATGGAGAAGGACCACTGCAAGAAGTCGG ACTCAAAGAGTGCCATGGCGGAGCCCGGGGAGGTGGcctcgcccccccaccccagcacCAAGAAGCAGGAGAGCCTCAAGCGGGACCGGGAGTGCCAGGACACGAACGActcggacgacgacgacgaagacgaggccgacctgctggaggaggaggaggaagaggag GTGAAGAGCCAAGGgcgtgaagaggaagaggacgaggaggaggaagaggaaggggagcaCGTGGACGATGACGACAGCGCCAACGGCGAAGACGACTCCTAA
- the LOC132462435 gene encoding mucin-5AC-like isoform X3: MALNNLFVLVSMVIVCLAPGIHGTAHLSFADSSEQVNITRAGCGVTRVCVDQVMNCTSSMEGSCLFASLDVTSTTAPNGSVLDITMQGTAMANEFIAIGLRPTTGTTLVFFCGRVNDTVFRFFTRNLSSSMLVPSETITKQILGNITGNLLQCQFTVPRVNPTQARSADNTFSVDLTRGALGPSGPTGPFSPSRSTGPLNLANPPSTVSTTAAPTTTAAPTTTAAPTTTQQVNITRAGCGVTRVCVDQVMNCTSSMEGSCLFASLEVTSTTPPNGSVLNITMQGTAMANEFIAIALRPNTGTPFVFFCGRVNATVFRFFTRDLNGSMLVPSETRTKQILGNITGNLLQCQFTVPNVNATQARSADNTFSVDLARGALGPSGPTGPFSPSRSTGPLNLANPPSTVSTTAAPTTSSGPLSFIPSASLLLWSVLALPALLRM; encoded by the exons ATGGCCCTGAATAATCTGTTCGTGCTGGTTTCCATGGTAATCGTGTGCCTGGCACCTGGCATCCATGGGACTGCACACCTGTCGTTTGCCGACAGTTCTGAG CAGGTCAACATCACGCGGGCCGGTTGTGGTGTGACTAGGGTCTGCGTGGATCAAGTGATGAACTGCACCTCATCGATGGAAGGCAGCTGTCTCTTTGCCTCCCTAGACGTGACGTCCACGACAGCTCCCAACGGTAGCGTCCTGGACATCACGATGCAGGGCACAGCAATGGCAAACGAGTTCATAGCGATTGGACTCAGACCAACTACG GGAACCACCTTGGTCTTTTTCTGTGGCCGGGTGAATGACACAGTATTCCGGTTCTTCACCAGAAATCTGAGCAGCAGCATGCTCGTACCATCAGAGACG ATAACAAAGCAAATCCTGGGCAACATTACGGGCAATTTGCTCCAGTGTCAGTTCACCGTCCCGAGAGTCAACCCCACCCAGGCGAGATCAGCTGACAACACCTTTTCTGTCGATCTCACCAGAGGAGCGCTAGGACCCT CTGGGCCAACAGGACCCTTTAGTCCCTCGAGGTCGACAGGGCCTCTCAACCTGGCCAATCCACCAAGCACCGTTTCGACTACAGCGGCTCCAACCACCACAGCGGCTCCAACCACCACAGCGGCTCCAACCACCACA CAGCAGGTCAACATCACGCGGGCCGGTTGTGGTGTGACTAGGGTCTGCGTGGATCAAGTGATGAACTGCACCTCATCGATGGAAGGCAGCTGTCTCTTTGCCTCCCTAGAGGTGACCTCCACGACACCTCCCAACGGTAGCGTCCTGAACATCACGATGCAGGGCACAGCAATGGCAAACGAGTTCATAGCTATTGCACTCAGACCAAATACG GGAACCCCCTTTGTCTTTTTCTGTGGCCGGGTGAATGCAACAGTATTCCGGTTCTTCACCAGAGATCTGAACGGCAGCATGCTCGTACCATCAGAGACG CGAACAAAGCAAATCCTGGGCAACATTACGGGCAATTTGCTCCAGTGTCAGTTCACCGTCCCGAACGTCAACGCCACCCAGGCGAGATCAGCTGACAACACCTTTTCTGTCGATCTCGCCAGAGGAGCGCTAGGACCCT CTGGGCCAACAGGACCCTTTAGTCCCTCGAGGTCGACAGGGCCTCTCAACCTGGCCAATCCACCAAGCACCGTTTCGACTACAGCGGCTCCAACCACCAGCTCTGGTCCCCTCTCCTTCATACCATCAG CTTCTCTGCTCTTATGGAGCGTCCTGGCCTTGCCGGCGCTGCTGAGAATGTGA
- the LOC132462437 gene encoding heterogeneous nuclear ribonucleoprotein C-like isoform X1 gives MDRSPTTSALMASNVTNKNDPRSINSRVFIGNLNTLLVTKADVEAIFAKYGKIVGCSVHKGFAFVQYANERNARNAVGSEDGRMIVGQVLDINLAGEPKPHRSKTTKRSAGDMYSSSSFDLDYDFQRDYYDRVYSYPSRVPPPPPPPLSRAVIPSKRPRVSVSSGGGSRRTKTGFSSSKSGQRPSSTRASQGPSPVAPPPPSSLVKMDELQTIKRELSQIKHKVDYLLESLERMEKDHCKKSDSKSAMAEPGEVASPPHPSTKKQESLKRDRECQDTNDSDDDDEDEADLLEEEEEEEVKSQGREEEEDEEEEEEGEHVDDDDSANGEDDS, from the exons ATGGA CCGCTCGCCCACCACCTCGGCGCTGATGGCCAGCAACGTCACCAACAAGAACGACCCGCGCTCCATCAACTCCCGCGTCTTCATCGGCAACCTGAACACGCTGCTGGTCACCAAGGCCGACGTGGAGGCCATCTTCGCCAAGTACGGCAAGATCGTGGGCTGCTCGGTGCACAAGGGCTTCGCCTTCGTCCAGTACGCCAACGAGAGGAACGCCCGCAACGCCGTGGGCAGCGAGGACGGACGCATGATCGTGGGACAGGTCCTGG ACATCAACCTGGCCGGAGAGCCGAAGCCTCACCGGTCAAAGACCACCAAGCGCTCAGCGGGAGACATGTACAG CAGCTCTTCATTTGACCTCGACTACGACTTCCAGAGGGACTACTACGACAG GGTGTACTCGTACCCGTCCCGTgtgcccccgccgcccccgccccccctctcgCGGGCCGTCATCCCGTCCAAGCGGCCCCGGGTCAGCGTCAGCAGCGGGGGGGGCAGCCGGCGCACCAAGACCGGCTTCTCCTCGTCCAAGAGCGGCCAGAGGCCGTCGTCCACGCGGGCCAGCCAGGGCCCGAGCCCCgtggcccccccgccgcccagcAGCCTCG TGAAAATGGACGAGCTCCAGACGATCAAGCGGGAGTTGAGCCAAATCAAACACAAGGTGGACTACCTGTTGGAGAGCTTGGAGCGCATGGAGAAGGACCACTGCAAGAAGTCGG ACTCAAAGAGTGCCATGGCGGAGCCCGGGGAGGTGGcctcgcccccccaccccagcacCAAGAAGCAGGAGAGCCTCAAGCGGGACCGGGAGTGCCAGGACACGAACGActcggacgacgacgacgaagacgaggccgacctgctggaggaggaggaggaagaggag GTGAAGAGCCAAGGgcgtgaagaggaagaggacgaggaggaggaagaggaaggggagcaCGTGGACGATGACGACAGCGCCAACGGCGAAGACGACTCCTAA
- the LOC132462438 gene encoding putative ferric-chelate reductase 1 — protein MLKMAQLLFLVVSLIGCLAPSIHATSHLQFANGTRVNVTRTGCGNTKLCLEDPEGCDPAAGSCLFGSVTAGLVEASNGSSLSITLRLSGESNQYVALGLNADQPEGTTTVFVCGQTNGSFQFFTAKRNNRASDGVLTLSETPVEDIQGQLTGRMVQCSFTVPNVNAMATGGRHVSTFIVELGTGVINGTSLLLWSFLTWFALRRM, from the exons ATGTTAAAGATGGCCCAGCTTCTGTTCCTGGTGGTTTCCCTGATTGGGTGCCTGGCACCCAGCATACACGCGACGTCCCATCTGCAGTTCGCCAACGGTACCAGG GTAAACGTCACGCGGACCGGTTGTGGAAACACTAAGCTCTGCTTGGAGGACCCCGAGGGCTGCGACCCAGCGGCAGGTAGCTGTCTCTTTGGCTCCGTAACGGCCGGCCTCGTGGAAGCCTCCAACGGCAGCAGCCTGAGCATCACGCTCAGGCTGAGCGGAGAGTCCAACCAATACGTAGCCCTGGGACTCAACGCCGATCAACCGGAg GGAACCACAACGGTGTTTGTCTGCGGCCAAACAAACGGGTCATTCCAATTCTTCACGGCCAAGCGCAACAACAGAGCCAGTGACGGCGTTCTGACGCTCAGCGAGACG CCAGTGGAGGACATCCAGGGTCAGCTGACTGGGAGGATGGTCCAGTGTAGTTTCACCGTCCCCAACGTCAACGCCATGGCAACAGGAGGCCGTCATGTCTCCACCTTCATTGTCGAACTTGGAACAGGAGTGATCAATGGCA cctctctgCTGCTCTGGAGTTTCCTCACCTGGTTCGCTCTGCGGAGGATGTGA